One region of Salvelinus namaycush isolate Seneca chromosome 3, SaNama_1.0, whole genome shotgun sequence genomic DNA includes:
- the LOC120039454 gene encoding mapk-regulated corepressor-interacting protein 1-like gives MSSSAPRMVNNYKRTSSPRSPTNSGELFTPAHEENVRFIHDTWQCVLRDIRSPQSSERKDRGPQEYVEKNPNPNLNSFTPVDLSDLKKRNTQDSKKS, from the exons ATGAG CTCATCTGCTCCCAGGATGGTGAACAACTACAAGCGGACTTCCAGTCCTCGGTCTCCTACGAACAGTGGGGAGCTCTTCACTCCAGCGCATGAGGAGAATGTGCGCTTCATCCATGACA CCTGGCAGTGTGTGCTCAGAGACATCCGGTCACCACAGAGCAGTGAACGCAAAGACCGTGGACCACAGGAGTATGTGGAAAAGAACCCAAATCCCAACTTAAATT CTTTCACACCAGTTGACCTGAGTGACCTCAAGAAACGCAACACACAGGACTCCAAGAAGTCCTAG